The Candidatus Saccharibacteria bacterium oral taxon 955 DNA segment GATTGGCAGAACTTGGTTTCTATTGCCGAGCTTCGTGGTGATAAGGGCGAGAAAGGTGACGCTGGTAAGGACGGCAAAAACGGCACGGACGGAAAGAGTGGATCGGTTGGGGCTGCTGGCGCTAAGGGTTCTCCAGGTCAGCCAGGTGCGAAGGGTGACCCAGGTTCTCGAGGAGCAACCGGTGCACAAGGCCCACAAGGTGCGACGGGCGCTAAAGGTGATGCTGGCGCTAAAGGTGATAAAGGCGAGAAAGGTGACGCTGGCGGCCCCCAGGGGCCACAAGGGCCGCAAGGAGCGAAGGGCGATGCCGGCCAGGACGGTCGTGAAATTGAGCTTCAGAAAACTTCTCTATATGTTCAGTGGCGGTATGCTGGTGACGCTACCTGGAGAAATCTAATAGCACTTTCAGATCTCAAGGGCGATAAAGGCGATAAAGGTGACACTGGCCCAGCTGGCCCAATTGGCCCAGTTGGCCCTGCCGGCCAAAAAGGTGAGAAAGGCCAAAAGGGTGACACGGGTCCTGCTGGCCCTCAAGGTTTGCAAGGTCTAAAAGGTGACACTGGCCCAGCTGGCCCAATTGGCCCAGTTGGCCCTGCCGGCCAAAAAGGTGAGAAAGGCCAAAAGGGTGACACGGGTCCTGCTGGTCCCGCTGGACCAATTGGTCCCATAGGCCCAACCGGTCCAATTGGACCTCAAGGCCAAAAAGGTGAAAAGGGTGAAAAGGGTCCTAAAGGTGACGCTGGTGCAGTTGGCCCACAGGGCGCTCCAGGCGTACAAGGTGAAAAAGGTCCTAAAGGTGACACGGGTCCTGCTGGCCCTCAAGGTTTGCAAGGTCTAAAAGGTGACACTGGCCCAGCTGGCCCAATTGGCCCAGTTGGCCCTGCCGGCCAAAAAGGTGAGAAAGGCCAAAAGGGTGACACGGGTCCTGCTGGTCCCGCTGGACCAATTGGTCCCATAGGCCCAACCGGTCCAATTGGACCTCAAGGCCAAAAAGGTGAAAAGGGTGAAAAGGGTCCTAAAGGTGACGCTGGTGCAGTTGGCCCACAGGGCGCTCCAGGCGTACAAGGTGAAAAAGGTCCTAAAGGTGACACGGGTCCTGCTGGCCCTCAAGGTTTGCAAGGTCTAAAAGGTGACACTGGCCCAGCTGGCCCAATTGGCCCAGTTGGCCCTGCCGGCCAAAAAGGTGAGAAAGGCCAAAAGGGTGACACGGGTCCTGCTGGCCCTCAAGGTTTGCAAGGTCTAAAAGGTGACACTGGCCCAGTTGGCCCTGCCGGCCAAAAAGGTGAGAAAGGCCAAAAGGGTGACACGGGTCCTGCTGGTCCCGCTGGACCAATTGGTCCCATAGGCCCAACCGGTCCAATTGGACCTCAAGGCCAAAAAGGTGAAAAGGGTGAAAAGGGTCCTAAAGGTGACGCTGGTGCAAATGCGGTCTTAAATGTTACAAATAGTTCTCAGGCATGCTCGCCTTCACTTTCAGTAACAGGCAGTGGAACCTCAAGCGTAGGTTTAACGTTTTCTGGTGCACTCTTACCGTCAGGGGGGCAAAATGGTCAAATACTGATGAAGCGCTCAGATACCGATTGCGACTTTACTTGGGGTAATATTCCTCAGGATACGATATTTTCGGCCAGTGTTGGCACGGGGGCCGCTGGTAGTGCAACTGTGGCTATCGCGCCTATTGACACCTACTATGCAATACCGTTGACAACTGTTGTAACTAATCGAGGTGGTGGTAATTGGACTAATAACACAACCTATACCATCCCTAGCGCTGGAGTGTATATGATTCGCTCAAGTGTTCGCTTGGTAGATAGCTCGCCAGCGCGTGAGTTTTATCAGGTAGTTAACGATTCAGCTCAAGATATTCCAGAAGGGGCGTGGCATAATAGCGGCACAGGCAGGCGATTTACTATGCAATACTCGCGTCTCTCTCGCTTTACGGCCGGTACACAGCTGCGTCTTTATGTCTATTCTGAGTCAAAGGTGGGTAATATATCTGCCGCAAGTTTGAGTATAGTCAAGATATCTAACTAATAGTGCGATATTGAGCGAGGGTGGTGTAGTACAATAAGAACCATGCTAGATATTCGTTTTATTAGAGAAAATGCCGATGCCGTACAGCGTGCATCTGAACAAAAGGGCTACCGGGTGTCGATAAGCGACCTCTTGGAGCTAGATGATAGCCGTCGCGACTTACAAAAACGGGTTGATGAGTTACGTCAGCGACGCAACGAAGTAGCTTCTCGTATGAAGGGGGGTAAGCCTGAACAGGACCTAGTCGATAGAGGTAAAGCGATCAAGGCCGAGCTTGGTCAGCTTGAGAGTCAGCTTGATATGGTCAATGGACGCTACATGGCGTTATTGAAGCAGGTGCCTAATATGCCTCATGCTGACGTGCCAGTTGGTCTCAGTGAGGACGAGAATGTTGAAGTTAAGGTCGTCGGCAATATCCCTAAGTTTGATTTTGCGCCGAAAAATCACTATGAGATTGCCGAGGCAAAGGGTTGGCTCGACAAAGAGCGCGCCGCCAAGGTTGCTGGCGCTCGCTTTGCCTATATCATGGGTGATCTGGTGCTGTTGCAACAGGCGATTATCCAGTTTGTGATGAACTCCCTCACGAGCGAGGCGACGATGAAAGAAATTATTACGGGGGCTGGTCTCGAGGTTGATCCTCGGCCATTTACTCCCGTTTTGCCGCCGCTGATGATCCGGACTGAGCCGTATGATCAGATGGATCGTCTCCAGCCAAGTGACGATCGCTACAAGATTGAGGGCGAGGACTTGTGGCTGCAGGGGAGTGCTGAGCATGTGCTCGGCAGTATGCATGCGGGTGAGATTTTTGATGCCAAGCAATTACCGCTTCGATACTTGGGCTTTGCGACTAGTTTCCGCAAAGAAGCGGGGACGTACGGCAAAGATATGGAGGGGCTGATTCGGATGCACCAGTTCGATAAGCTCGAGATGGAGAGTTTCACTGAGGCGAAGGATAGCTATAGCGAGCATCTCCTATTTATTGCCATTCAAGAGTGGCTTTTGACTCAGCTCAAGCTACCGTACCATGTCCTGATGAAATGTACGGCTGATATTGGTAAGCCAAATGCGCGCGGCGTTGACATGGAAGTCTGGCTACCAGGTCAGGGCAAGTACCGCGAGACGCATACCGCTGATTACATGACGGATTATCAGGCGCGCCGTTTGCAGACCCGTGTACGAAACGCAGACGGTGTTTCACTTGTTCACACAAACGATGCGACGGCGTTTGCGCTAGGTCGCTGCATGGTGGCAATTATCGAAAATTACCAGACTGCGGAGGGTAATGTCGTGGTGCCAGAGGTTTTGCGTCCATATCTAGGTGGTCTCGAGGAGCTGTAAACATAATGATCAAGCGTACGGTGAGGGGCGCAACAAAGCATGCGTATAAGCGGATTGCAAAACCCTTGCTTTTTAAGCAGCATCCAGATGGTGTTCACCGTCGACTTGTAAAGGTGGCAAAAATAACTCAAAAAACCCCAGGTATTAGGCGGTTACCAAAACTCTGGGCGTATCAATCACCACTACTAGAGCAAGACCTGTTGGGCATTCATTTTAAGAATCCTGTAGGCTTATCAGCTGGTTTTGATAAAAATATTGAGCTTGCGCCAACGATTAAAAGTGTTGGATTTGGGTTTATGACCGGGGGGTCTATTACTGCTGAGAACTGTATAGGGAATCCCAAGCCATGGTTTCATAGATTGCCTCATAGTAAGTCACTAGTAGTCCACGCGGGATTACCAAATAGCGGTGTTGATGCGGTGGCGCAAATTATCCAAGGATATCCGGCGGGGCTATTTGATACTATGCCACTTGCGGTGTCCGTGGCAAAGACCAACTCCAGGCAGACAGTAGATGATGAGACAGCGATTGCAGATTATTGCCATAGCCTGACCGTACTTGAGGCGCAGGGCAAAGTTGCTTGGTATGAAGTAAATATTAGCTGTCCAAATACGTACGGTGGTGAGCCGTTTACGTCACCAGATAGGCTTGATCGGTTACTGTCGGCAATCGATAGGCTACATTTATCGCGACCAGTTATGCTAAAAATGCCGATTAACAAAGCTTGGAGTGAGTTTCGTGAATTGTTAGAGGTGATCGTGAAGCATGATGTTCAGGGTGTTGCGATTGGAAATCTTCTTCACGAGAGGAATGGTGTAGATAAGCGCGATAAACTTGATTCGAAGATTCCAGGCAACTTGAGTGGTAAGCCCACCAGAAAAGTGTCTACAGAACTGATTAAGTACACATACGCCGAGTATGGTGACCGGTTGGTGATTATAGGCATAGGGGGTATTTTTAGCGCGTATGATGCATACACCAAGATTCGTGCTGGCGCTAGTCTAGTGGCATTGATTACCGGAATGATATTTGAAGGACCGCAGTTGATTGGTGAGATAAACGCTGGGCTTGAAAAATATCTCAAGCGAGATGGGTTTAGCAGTGTTTGCGAAGCGATAGGTGCAGATCATAAAAAGCGTGTATAATTGAAGTACAATATCGGTTAAGCGAAAGGGGTCTTATAAAATGATCGCAAACGTTGAAATAACCGGAGTCGGCAGTTATACACCTGACGAGCCTACGAAAAAGTATATTCGCAAGAAAATCGGATCGCTCGATAAGCGTTTACCGAGGCATGCACGTAAATCAGTTCGTGCAGACGTAAAGCTTGCCGAAGTGAACCGCGACAGGGGCAATAAATATGAGGTAGAGGTATTGCTTCATGTTCCAGACAAGACGCTGACCGCAAAAGACTCGACGATGAATGTATTGGCGGCAACCGACATTGTTGAGGCAAAGCTTGTTGCTCAGCTCAAGAGATACAAGGAGGATCGAGTGCCGCACGTTGGGAGACGAAAAGTACTTGATCGATTCAAGCGTAGTTATGCGCGTGAGCTATAGTAGGACGTAAGTTAGTAATCTATGAGAGATGCAGCCTCGGTTATTTCTGGGGCTGTATTTTTGACAGATCTCTTTTATTCTGTGCTTTTTCTCGGTATAATAAGGAGTAGTTTTTATCAGAATGTCTAGCAATTTTGGAGAGGGTTATACATGGTTAATCAACAGCAAGCACTCACAAAGATTTTCGGTGATCCGCAAAAGCGTATCTTGAAGCGTCTTGGCAAGAAAGTCGATGAGATAAATAAGCTTGGGCCAAAATACAAGAAGATGACCAAAAAGGAGCTTGCCGAGCAGACGGAAGTTCTCAAGAAGCGACTTAAAAAGAAGGGTGTGACACTCGACACAATTCTGCCTGATGCGTTTGCTGTTGTGCGCGAGATGGCTGATCGTGTTATTGGAGAGAGACATTATGACGTGCAGTTGATTGGGTCAATGGTACTCCATGAGGGTAATGTTGCCGAGCTCAAGACTGGTGAGGGAAAGACTCTTATGTCAACGTTGGCGGCCTATCTGAATGCACTTGAGGGTAAGGGTGTCCATATAGTCACGGTGAACGACTATCTCGCCCAGCGCGACGCTGGCTGGATGGGGCAGATCTATGAAGCGCTAGGTGTGTCAACTGGTGTCATCATCAATGATGCGTCTTATGTATACGACGGTAGTTACGATAACGAGCTGCACACCGATGTCAGGATGAAGAAATTGCGCCCATGTACGCGCAAAGAAGCATATCAGGCCGACATAACATATGGAACAAACAACGAATTTGGCTTTGATTATCTACGTGACAATATGGTGAATGAACTCGATCTCGTGCGTCAGCGTGATCTGAATTTTGCGATTGTCGATGAGGTTGACTCTATCCTGATTGACGAAGCCCGTACGCCTTTGATTATCTCTGCTCCAGCAGCCGAGAATCCAGATGCGTACTACCAGTTTGCGAAAGTCGCTGCACAGCTTGTTCCTGAAGACTATATACTCGATGAAAAGCGCAAGAGTGTTGCTTTGACGGACGAGGGTGTCGAAAAGGTACAGAAAATGCTCGGCATCAAAAACCTTTACACGCCTGAGTATGTTCGCAGTGTTTATCATATGGATCAGGCGCTTCGTGCTCAGACACTGTTTCATCGAGATAAGGACTATGTCGTGACGAACGATGGCGAGGTGATTATCGTTGACGAACATACAGGGCGTCTAAAGCAGGGCAACCGCTATAATGAAGGGCTGCATCAAGCGATTGAGGCCAAAGAGGGCGTACCGGTGTTACAGGAGAGTATGACGCTCGCTACTATTTCGTTCCAGAACTACTTCCGACTCTACAGGAAGCTGTCCGGTATGACGGGTACGGCGTTTACCGAGGCTGAGGAATTCCAGCAAATTTACTCACTCGATGTCGTAGTTGTACCGCCGAATAAAAAAATTATTCGCGAGGATCATGATGACCTGATCTACAAGACCGAAAAAGGTAAAATTAAGGCTATTGCTGAGGCTATCAAGGAGTATCATGCAATCGGTCGTCCAGTATTGGTTGGGTCGGGGTCGATTGCAAAGAATGAGATGATTGCAGCGCACCTTGACCGCGAAGGCATCAAATACGAGATACTTAACGCAAAAAATAATGAACGCGAGGCTCTGATCGTCGAGCAAGCTGGCCAAAAGGGCGCAATTACACTTGCAACCAATATCGCTGGACGTGGTACGGATATTAAGCTTGGTGAAGGTGTTCGCGAGCTCGGTGGATTGGTTGTTATCGGGTCGGAGCGTCACGAGTCGCGTCGTATTGATAATCAGCTTCGTGGTCGTGGTGGTCGTCAGGGCGACCCTGGTGATACGCAGTTTTATGTATCGACTGAGGATGATCTGATGCGCATATTCCAGGGTGAGCGGCTAACTGTATTGATGGATCGTCTTGGTGTTGATGAGGAGACGGCAATTCAAAATAAGGCTGTATCAAAAACGCTTGAGGCGGCACAAAAGCGTGTTGAGGGCTACAACTTCGATACTCGAAAAAATGTCGTGCAGTACGACAATGTGATTAACCGTCACCGAAAGGTTGTCTATACGATGCGCCGAAAGATCTTGGAGGGTGATAATATTGCGCCTGAGATACAGCGATTGATCAATGAGAAGGTGGCTGATCTAACTATTGTTCCGTCAAAGAATAATCCAAAGTTTGTGGATGAGTTTGAGGCGGTTATCCCAGCTGAAGTAAAAGACATAGAAGCCGTTGGTGCCGAGAAGAAAGACCGGACACGTCGAGAAATGGCGCTTAAGCTGGCGCAAAAACTTTATAAAGCAAAAGAGGCTGAGCTTGGCGAGGAGTTGATTCGTGGTGTTGAGCGAGAGGTTTATCTACAGGTGCTAGACACTCTGTGGATGCAGCACCTAGAAAATATGCAACACCTTCGTGAAGGAATTCACTGGCGTAGTGTCGGTCAGCGTGATCCGCTGGTGGAGTATCGTTCTGAGTCACAAAAACTATTTGATAGTTTGCAGGCCACTCTCCGTGATGAGGTTTTAAGAGCGATTTATCACGTCCACAAAACAGACGCGATTACTCGCGAGGCGGTTGATGATGAGCACGATACAGAGCTTACAAAGCTTGCCGAAAATGCAGTTGAAAGAGGTGTCAACGAGATTACCGGTGGTGAAGAGAACCGTGATCACGATTTTGATAAATCTACTCGAAAGAATAAGTCGTCAGCAAGCACTAATCAGAAGCGTAACGCTGCTCGCAAAAAGAAAAAAGCTCAACGCCAAAACCGTAAGAAGAGTCGTTAAGCCATGAAGCACACTACTACCGAAGTCCGACTAAAAAACGGCGCACGCGGTCTTTTGATTGACATTCCCGGTGCGACGGTGATGAGTTTTCAGTTTCAATTTCGAGCTGGTAACCGCTATGTAAAACACAAAGACATCTACGAAACGGCACACATCATGGAGCATATGGCTTTTGGAGCAAATGCTGAGTTTCGAAATGAGCATGCTTATGAGGCCGAGTTTACAAAAAATGGAGCGTATCATAACGCCTGGACGAGCGATCTGTCTATGGTATACGTTGCAGACTGTGCCGATTTTGAATGGGAGCGAATCTTGTCCCTGCAGAGGCTAGCGATTTGTCAACCGAAATTCAGGCAAGAAGAGCTAGAGGCTGAAAAAGGCAACGTAAAGAGTGAATTGACGGGGTATCTAAATAACCACAATCGTGTTTTGTGGCCAAAAATACAACAATTATTAGGCGAGGACGTCTATACATACTGGCAGAGGCTTCAGACTATAAATAACGTCCAACTCAAGGACATCAGAGAGCATCATCGGCGAACTCATACCAGCGACAATATGCGCTTTGTGATCGCCGGTAAGCTAGAGGGTCGCAAGGCGAAAATCCAGCGAATGCTCGAGGAATGGGAGCTTCCTCGAGGTGAACGTTTTGCTATACCAAAAGATGAGCTAACAAGCGGAAATCCTACACTAATTCGTCGTAAAGAGGCGAGCAACCTAACTTTTGGCTGGAGTATGACGTTGCCTCGCGAGCTGAGCGACGAGGAGGCTGAAGCCATGGCTTGCCTAGATCAGATTTTGACGGGGACATTACACTCGCGTATTTATGGCGCCGCACGTAAGAAGGGGTTAGCTTATGGAATGTTTAGCGAAACATCAGTTGGCTTCCATGACAGTAGCTGGGATTTTGGGGGTCAGGTCAATCTAGATACGGCTGGCGGACTGGT contains these protein-coding regions:
- the secA gene encoding preprotein translocase subunit SecA; amino-acid sequence: MVNQQQALTKIFGDPQKRILKRLGKKVDEINKLGPKYKKMTKKELAEQTEVLKKRLKKKGVTLDTILPDAFAVVREMADRVIGERHYDVQLIGSMVLHEGNVAELKTGEGKTLMSTLAAYLNALEGKGVHIVTVNDYLAQRDAGWMGQIYEALGVSTGVIINDASYVYDGSYDNELHTDVRMKKLRPCTRKEAYQADITYGTNNEFGFDYLRDNMVNELDLVRQRDLNFAIVDEVDSILIDEARTPLIISAPAAENPDAYYQFAKVAAQLVPEDYILDEKRKSVALTDEGVEKVQKMLGIKNLYTPEYVRSVYHMDQALRAQTLFHRDKDYVVTNDGEVIIVDEHTGRLKQGNRYNEGLHQAIEAKEGVPVLQESMTLATISFQNYFRLYRKLSGMTGTAFTEAEEFQQIYSLDVVVVPPNKKIIREDHDDLIYKTEKGKIKAIAEAIKEYHAIGRPVLVGSGSIAKNEMIAAHLDREGIKYEILNAKNNEREALIVEQAGQKGAITLATNIAGRGTDIKLGEGVRELGGLVVIGSERHESRRIDNQLRGRGGRQGDPGDTQFYVSTEDDLMRIFQGERLTVLMDRLGVDEETAIQNKAVSKTLEAAQKRVEGYNFDTRKNVVQYDNVINRHRKVVYTMRRKILEGDNIAPEIQRLINEKVADLTIVPSKNNPKFVDEFEAVIPAEVKDIEAVGAEKKDRTRREMALKLAQKLYKAKEAELGEELIRGVEREVYLQVLDTLWMQHLENMQHLREGIHWRSVGQRDPLVEYRSESQKLFDSLQATLRDEVLRAIYHVHKTDAITREAVDDEHDTELTKLAENAVERGVNEITGGEENRDHDFDKSTRKNKSSASTNQKRNAARKKKKAQRQNRKKSR
- a CDS encoding quinone-dependent dihydroorotate dehydrogenase is translated as MIKRTVRGATKHAYKRIAKPLLFKQHPDGVHRRLVKVAKITQKTPGIRRLPKLWAYQSPLLEQDLLGIHFKNPVGLSAGFDKNIELAPTIKSVGFGFMTGGSITAENCIGNPKPWFHRLPHSKSLVVHAGLPNSGVDAVAQIIQGYPAGLFDTMPLAVSVAKTNSRQTVDDETAIADYCHSLTVLEAQGKVAWYEVNISCPNTYGGEPFTSPDRLDRLLSAIDRLHLSRPVMLKMPINKAWSEFRELLEVIVKHDVQGVAIGNLLHERNGVDKRDKLDSKIPGNLSGKPTRKVSTELIKYTYAEYGDRLVIIGIGGIFSAYDAYTKIRAGASLVALITGMIFEGPQLIGEINAGLEKYLKRDGFSSVCEAIGADHKKRV
- a CDS encoding collagen-like protein, giving the protein MKEQVKRYASRRLVVGLFIVLLAVIIFLWWWSWGSRHGGYFKGVKAEQISLRQSNGNIQWQFLGGDWQNLVSIAELRGDKGEKGDAGKDGKNGTDGKSGSVGAAGAKGSPGQPGAKGDPGSRGATGAQGPQGATGAKGDAGAKGDKGEKGDAGGPQGPQGPQGAKGDAGQDGREIELQKTSLYVQWRYAGDATWRNLIALSDLKGDKGDKGDTGPAGPIGPVGPAGQKGEKGQKGDTGPAGPQGLQGLKGDTGPAGPIGPVGPAGQKGEKGQKGDTGPAGPAGPIGPIGPTGPIGPQGQKGEKGEKGPKGDAGAVGPQGAPGVQGEKGPKGDTGPAGPQGLQGLKGDTGPAGPIGPVGPAGQKGEKGQKGDTGPAGPAGPIGPIGPTGPIGPQGQKGEKGEKGPKGDAGAVGPQGAPGVQGEKGPKGDTGPAGPQGLQGLKGDTGPAGPIGPVGPAGQKGEKGQKGDTGPAGPQGLQGLKGDTGPVGPAGQKGEKGQKGDTGPAGPAGPIGPIGPTGPIGPQGQKGEKGEKGPKGDAGANAVLNVTNSSQACSPSLSVTGSGTSSVGLTFSGALLPSGGQNGQILMKRSDTDCDFTWGNIPQDTIFSASVGTGAAGSATVAIAPIDTYYAIPLTTVVTNRGGGNWTNNTTYTIPSAGVYMIRSSVRLVDSSPAREFYQVVNDSAQDIPEGAWHNSGTGRRFTMQYSRLSRFTAGTQLRLYVYSESKVGNISAASLSIVKISN
- the serS gene encoding serine--tRNA ligase, translating into MLDIRFIRENADAVQRASEQKGYRVSISDLLELDDSRRDLQKRVDELRQRRNEVASRMKGGKPEQDLVDRGKAIKAELGQLESQLDMVNGRYMALLKQVPNMPHADVPVGLSEDENVEVKVVGNIPKFDFAPKNHYEIAEAKGWLDKERAAKVAGARFAYIMGDLVLLQQAIIQFVMNSLTSEATMKEIITGAGLEVDPRPFTPVLPPLMIRTEPYDQMDRLQPSDDRYKIEGEDLWLQGSAEHVLGSMHAGEIFDAKQLPLRYLGFATSFRKEAGTYGKDMEGLIRMHQFDKLEMESFTEAKDSYSEHLLFIAIQEWLLTQLKLPYHVLMKCTADIGKPNARGVDMEVWLPGQGKYRETHTADYMTDYQARRLQTRVRNADGVSLVHTNDATAFALGRCMVAIIENYQTAEGNVVVPEVLRPYLGGLEEL